The Hymenobacter sp. DG01 genome has a segment encoding these proteins:
- a CDS encoding 3-oxoacyl-ACP synthase yields MISQLTKPHLHALCLAYVQERIEACQAAIQAAQESANSETKSSAGDKYETGRAMAQNERDRNAVQLQQALQLQGEVQRINPELPCDTVRPGALVSTSMGWFYISISAGKLTLDGQDYFAVSAAAPVAAALAGKRAGEQAAFNGKPVRIEAIA; encoded by the coding sequence ATGATAAGTCAACTAACCAAACCCCACCTCCACGCCCTGTGCCTCGCCTACGTGCAAGAGCGCATCGAAGCCTGCCAAGCGGCCATTCAGGCGGCCCAGGAATCGGCTAACTCCGAAACCAAGAGCAGCGCCGGCGACAAGTACGAAACCGGCCGCGCCATGGCCCAGAACGAGCGGGACCGGAACGCCGTGCAGCTCCAGCAAGCCCTGCAACTCCAGGGCGAGGTTCAGCGCATCAACCCCGAGCTGCCCTGCGACACGGTGCGGCCCGGCGCCCTGGTTTCTACCAGCATGGGATGGTTCTACATCAGCATCAGCGCCGGCAAGCTCACCCTGGACGGGCAGGATTACTTTGCGGTATCGGCGGCGGCGCCCGTGGCAGCGGCGTTGGCCGGCAAGCGGGCCGGGGAGCAGGCGGCGTTCAACGGGAAGCCGGTCCGCATAGAAGCCATAGCCTAA
- a CDS encoding 1-deoxy-D-xylulose-5-phosphate reductoisomerase: MSFPTPKRVTLLGSTGSIGTQALDVMRAQPGQFTVTALSAQSNADLLIQQAREFRPAAVVIGDESKYPTVKAALASQPETEVLTGAAALADVAGREDSDVVLTAMVGYAGLLPTVRAIRAGKTIALANKETLVVAGQLITELVKEHGVGLYPVDSEHSAIFQCLVGEEQNPIEKIILTASGGPFRGRTREQLALVTKAQALKHPNWDMGAKITIDSASLMNKGLEVIEAKWLFGLHDDQIEVIVHPQSIIHSLVQFEDGSLKAQLGLPDMKLPIQYALGYPQRLPSQFPRFRFLDYPQLTFEQPDIDTFRNLALAFEAMRRGGNAPCVLNAANEVAVAAFLRDEIGFLEMSEVVETSLARVSYLAAPSLEDYVQTDIETRRIAQELIGARA, translated from the coding sequence ATGTCCTTCCCTACCCCCAAGCGCGTTACCCTGCTCGGCTCCACCGGTTCCATCGGTACCCAGGCCCTTGATGTGATGCGCGCCCAGCCCGGCCAGTTCACCGTCACGGCCCTGTCGGCGCAGTCGAATGCCGATTTGCTGATTCAGCAGGCCCGCGAGTTCCGGCCCGCCGCCGTGGTTATCGGCGACGAATCCAAATACCCAACCGTAAAAGCCGCCCTGGCCAGCCAGCCCGAAACCGAAGTGCTGACCGGCGCAGCAGCCCTGGCCGACGTGGCCGGCCGCGAGGATTCCGATGTAGTGCTCACGGCCATGGTGGGCTACGCCGGGCTGCTGCCCACGGTGCGCGCTATCCGGGCCGGCAAAACCATTGCCCTGGCCAACAAAGAAACCCTGGTAGTAGCTGGCCAACTGATTACCGAGTTGGTGAAAGAACACGGGGTAGGGCTTTATCCCGTCGATTCCGAGCACTCGGCCATTTTTCAGTGCCTGGTAGGGGAGGAGCAGAACCCCATCGAAAAGATTATCCTCACGGCCTCGGGCGGACCGTTCCGGGGCCGCACCCGCGAGCAGCTGGCCCTCGTGACGAAGGCCCAGGCCCTCAAGCACCCCAACTGGGATATGGGCGCCAAAATCACCATCGACTCGGCTTCCCTGATGAACAAGGGGCTGGAAGTGATTGAAGCCAAGTGGCTGTTTGGCCTGCACGACGACCAGATTGAGGTAATCGTGCACCCTCAAAGCATTATCCACTCCCTGGTGCAGTTTGAAGATGGCTCCCTGAAGGCCCAGCTAGGCCTGCCCGACATGAAGCTGCCCATTCAGTACGCCCTGGGTTACCCCCAGCGCCTGCCTAGCCAATTCCCGCGCTTCCGCTTTCTCGACTATCCCCAGCTTACCTTCGAACAACCCGATATCGATACTTTCCGCAACCTGGCCCTGGCCTTTGAGGCCATGCGGCGCGGCGGCAACGCGCCTTGCGTGCTAAACGCTGCCAACGAAGTAGCCGTAGCCGCCTTCCTGCGCGACGAAATCGGGTTCCTGGAAATGTCGGAGGTGGTAGAAACCAGCCTCGCCAGGGTTTCGTACCTTGCCGCTCCTAGCTTGGAGGACTACGTACAAACCGACATCGAAACGCGCCGCATTGCCCAGGAGCTGATTGGGGCCCGCGCCTGA